The Carnobacterium mobile DSM 4848 genome includes a window with the following:
- a CDS encoding SMU1112c/YaeR family gloxylase I-like metalloprotein, with product MDFKRLHHVAIIASDYQKSKEFYTQVLGLEIIRENYRAERESYKLDLKIGESEIELFSFPNPPKRFSSPEAAGLRHLCFYVEDINQAVAELNHKGIETEPIRRDEYTGGLFTFFRDPDDLPIELHE from the coding sequence ATGGATTTTAAACGACTACATCATGTCGCTATTATTGCTTCAGACTATCAAAAATCTAAAGAATTTTATACTCAAGTACTAGGTCTGGAAATTATCAGGGAAAACTATCGAGCAGAACGTGAATCCTATAAATTAGATTTAAAAATCGGAGAAAGTGAAATTGAATTATTTTCTTTCCCAAATCCGCCTAAGCGTTTTTCCTCTCCTGAAGCTGCTGGGTTAAGACACCTGTGTTTTTATGTTGAAGATATTAATCAAGCTGTTGCTGAGCTGAATCATAAAGGGATAGAAACGGAACCGATTCGCCGAGATGAGTATACAGGAGGGTTATTTACCTTTTTCAGAGATCCGGATGACTTGCCTATTGAATTACATGAGTAA
- a CDS encoding lactoylglutathione lyase, with amino-acid sequence MTKKMLHTCIRVKDLDKSMEFYTTVLGLKEARRLDYPDFKFTLVYLAFEEGGYELELTYNYNQADPYQLGDGYGHIAIGVDDLKATHQEYKKTGYEVTDIKDLSDGAATYFFILDPDGYKIEVIQN; translated from the coding sequence ATGACTAAAAAAATGCTGCATACCTGTATTCGCGTAAAAGATTTAGATAAATCAATGGAATTCTATACTACTGTGTTAGGACTTAAAGAAGCTCGCCGGCTAGATTATCCTGATTTTAAATTTACTTTGGTTTATTTGGCATTTGAAGAAGGCGGTTATGAATTAGAATTAACGTATAATTACAACCAAGCCGATCCGTATCAATTAGGAGATGGCTACGGTCATATTGCTATTGGAGTGGATGATTTGAAGGCAACACACCAAGAATATAAAAAAACGGGTTATGAAGTTACCGATATAAAAGACCTATCGGATGGAGCAGCAACTTACTTCTTTATTCTAGACCCAGACGGCTATAAAATTGAAGTCATTCAAAATTAA
- a CDS encoding transposase, translating to MNRITQLSLFENHELGDLEKLNDLLTALPDENLLTALEEERGKGRNDYPVHTMWRAFVASFVFQHRSVASLIRELKRNSQLRELCGFQPHFSRSQKGRYRVQLAPTEAAFSRFLKKLLLHQHLLDEMFTELVTTLYETLDGFGQTLALDGKIIPSYATKPNKKVEHDGRRDTEADFTLKQYTTTTANGEKITKKKTWFGYRLHLIVDANYELPVAYEVTKASEGEPTVAKRLIKHFSTSQAKQCDYLLADRGYDGAPLLSLIESKEIIPIIDIKNQWDKDTLTKQYRDSDLIYTYNGAVSYVDGKGNEIKLAYKGYDKKTDSLRYGFKPQYQDNRLFRIKREEDRRIFNKVARDSFKFKRIYKKRTSIERVNGRIDRDYLFENHTIRGKKKLNLFVTMTFLIMLAFAKDKISKNHLAHLTAWVA from the coding sequence ATGAATAGAATAACACAATTATCATTATTTGAAAACCATGAATTAGGCGATTTAGAAAAGTTGAATGATCTATTAACTGCATTACCGGATGAAAACCTGTTAACTGCATTAGAAGAAGAACGTGGAAAGGGCAGAAATGATTATCCAGTTCATACCATGTGGCGTGCTTTCGTAGCTAGTTTTGTCTTTCAACATCGCTCTGTCGCTTCTTTGATTCGAGAGTTGAAGCGGAATAGCCAACTCAGAGAACTATGCGGCTTTCAACCTCATTTTTCGCGCTCACAAAAAGGAAGGTATAGGGTTCAACTAGCTCCCACAGAAGCTGCTTTTTCTCGATTTTTAAAAAAGTTACTGCTCCATCAACACCTATTAGATGAGATGTTTACTGAATTGGTCACTACTTTATATGAAACACTGGATGGATTTGGGCAAACGTTAGCTTTAGATGGAAAAATCATCCCTTCTTATGCTACAAAACCAAATAAAAAAGTAGAACATGATGGCAGAAGAGATACTGAAGCAGATTTCACACTAAAACAATATACCACTACGACAGCCAATGGCGAGAAGATAACAAAGAAGAAAACATGGTTTGGTTATCGACTTCATTTAATCGTTGATGCAAATTATGAATTGCCTGTAGCCTACGAAGTGACTAAAGCATCTGAAGGCGAACCGACGGTCGCAAAAAGACTGATCAAACATTTTTCTACCTCACAAGCAAAACAGTGTGACTATCTTCTAGCTGACAGAGGATATGATGGAGCTCCATTATTAAGTCTCATTGAATCTAAAGAAATAATTCCCATTATTGATATTAAAAACCAGTGGGATAAAGATACGCTAACCAAACAATATCGAGATTCAGATTTGATTTATACGTATAATGGAGCCGTTTCCTATGTCGATGGAAAAGGAAATGAGATAAAGCTAGCGTATAAGGGATATGATAAGAAAACAGATTCTTTACGTTATGGATTTAAACCTCAATATCAGGATAACCGGCTTTTCAGAATAAAACGTGAAGAAGACAGACGTATATTTAACAAAGTCGCTAGGGATAGTTTTAAGTTCAAACGAATCTACAAAAAGCGAACCTCTATTGAGCGAGTAAATGGACGAATCGATCGAGATTACCTATTTGAGAATCATACGATACGAGGAAAAAAGAAACTGAATCTTTTTGTGACAATGACTTTTCTCATTATGTTAGCCTTTGCGAAAGATAAGATCAGTAAAAACCATCTAGCTCATCTAACTGCTTGGGTAGCTTAA